The bacterium genomic sequence AGCTCGTCCCGCTTGAACCAGCGCCGGAGCTGGATTGCCAGAATGAGCAGAAACCCGCCGCCGACCCAGAAGCGGTTTTCGTGGAGCCAGCGGCCCAACCCCCCGCCGCCCGTATCACCCCAGTTGACGAAGACCAGAAGGGCGATCATGGTGAGGAAGTAGAGGCCGTCCTGCCAGGGCCTGCGCCGGGGCACGGTGTCCACGGTTGCCGCCAGGGCCTCCGCCGCGCGCTTCTCGTCGGAGCGCCGGAAGATGGCCGACATGGCCAGGCCGATGACCACGCTGAACACGACCGCGCCCACCGCCCGGGCGATGCCCAGGGTCGGCCCCAGAACGGCCGCGGTGAGAATGACGGCCATGACGTTGATGGCCGGACCGGCGTAGAGGACGGTCGTCGCGGGCCCGATTCCCGCCCCGCGCTTGTAGATGCCCGCGAAGAGCGGCAGGACGGTGCAGGAGCACACGGCCAGCACCGCCCCGGAGATGCTCGCCACGCCGTAGGCCACGACCCGGTTCGCGCCGGCGCCCAGGTAGCGCAGCA encodes the following:
- a CDS encoding permease; this encodes MKNHTVFILMLAVFLAFYLMPFASGRVEGAAGEAVAMATEYAREHVLFCLIPAFFIAGAVGAFISSGAVLRYLGAGANRVVAYGVASISGAVLAVCSCTVLPLFAGIYKRGAGIGPATTVLYAGPAINVMAVILTAAVLGPTLGIARAVGAVVFSVVIGLAMSAIFRRSDEKRAAEALAATVDTVPRRRPWQDGLYFLTMIALLVFVNWGDTGGGGLGRWLHENRFWVGGGFLLILAIQLRRWFKRDELREWGAKSWEFARQILPLLFAGVLVAGFLLGRPGHEGLIPSRWIEGAVGGNSLAANFFAAVAGAFMYFATLTEVPILQGLMANGMGKGPALALLLAGP